Proteins found in one Phaseolus vulgaris cultivar G19833 unplaced genomic scaffold, P. vulgaris v2.0 scaffold_69, whole genome shotgun sequence genomic segment:
- the LOC137817458 gene encoding uncharacterized mitochondrial protein AtMg00820-like, protein MVQFAFLAYSEPVRLADAIQHPKWKEAMNEELMAIEKNNAWHLTDLPKGYKVIDVKWVYKIKVKANGEIDTYKARLVAKGFEQREGYDYEEIFSPVARMETVRLIIALAGQRQWKIHQMDVKQ, encoded by the coding sequence ATGGTTCAGTTTGCTTTTCTTGCATATTCAGAACCCGTGAGACTAGCAGAtgccattcaacaccccaaatggaaagaggctatgaatgaagaattgatggcgattgagaaaaacaatgcATGGCATCTCACTGATCTTCCAAAAGGATACAAAGTAATTGATGTGAAGTGGGTGTACAAGATTAAAGTGAAAGCAAATGGTGAGATTGATAcatacaaggcaaggttggtggcAAAGGGATTCGAGCAAAGAGAAGGCTATGATTACGAAGAAATATTTTCTCCCGTAGCTCGAATGGAAACAGTGAGATTAATCATTGCTTTAGCTGGACAAAGGCAATGGAAAATTCACCAAATGGACGTGAAACAGTGA